A portion of the Ficedula albicollis isolate OC2 chromosome 4, FicAlb1.5, whole genome shotgun sequence genome contains these proteins:
- the NFKB1 gene encoding nuclear factor NF-kappa-B p105 subunit isoform X2 yields the protein MAAEDSYIMGVSDPQMFAVDQFMGMNALFNSTNYITSEIPLRTADGPYLQIIEQPKQRGFRFRYVCEGPSHGGLPGASSEKNKKSYPQVKICNYVGPAKVIVQLVTNGKYVHLHAHSLVGKFCEDGVCTVTAGPKDMVVGFANLGILHVTKKKVFETLETRMIDACKKGYNPGLLVHPELSYLQAEGCGDRQLTEREREIIRQAAIQQTKEMDLSVVRLMFTAFLPDSNGSFTRKLDPVISDAIYDSKAPNASNLKIVRMDRTAGCVTGGEEIYLLCDKVQKDDIQIRFYEEDENGGMWEGFGDFSPTDVHRQFAIVFKTPKYRDVNITKPASVFVQLRRKSDLETSEPKPFLYYPEIKDKEEVQRKRQKLMPNFSDGYGGGSGTGGGGMYGGAGGSAGSGFSFPSYGYSAFGGMQFHPGTTKSNAGMKHGLSNCMAEQDRKSCDKQSDEWDMKCDVKVETVERTECRTSAVNEKKEDSGFSCKTEVSEADCRWQDALFLEKAMQLARRHCNALFDYAVTGDVKMLLAAQRHLTAVQDDNGDNVLHLAIIHLHTELVKNLLEVMPDLNYNDIINMRNDLYQTPLHLAVITKQAKVVEELLKAGADVSLLDRHGNSVLHLAATEGDDKILSLLLRHEKVSPMVNFPNGEGLSAIHMVVMANSMSCLKHLIAAGVNINAQEQKSGRTALHLAVEQENIPLAGCLLLEGDADVDSTTYDGTTPLHIAAGRGSTKLAAVLKAAGANPHIENFEPLFDLDDVKDGEDDDEGIVPGTTPLDMAANSEVYDILNGKPYESAEVLEDLLTQGHLRELNENSKMQLYKLLELPDPTKNWSTLAQKLGLGILNNAFRLSPSPSKTLLDNYEVSGGTVQELITALRQMDHREAIEIIQEALSISHRSSPLEESTAKALPSSSPLTFARDTGELDNSRFQDTESTCDSGVETSFRKLSFTYSDSLNSKSSLTLSKMALGYGHESSGQSNYIAD from the exons atcTGCAATTATGTTGGACCTGCAAAAGTAATTGTCCAGTTAGTTACTAATGGGAAATACGTCCACTTACACGCTCACAGCTTGGTGGGTAAATTCTGCGAGGACGGAGTGTGCACGGTTACCGCAGGACCCAAGGACATGGTTGTAGG GTTTGCAAATCTTGGAATACTTCATGTCACGAAGAAGAAAGTGTTTGAAACTCTGGAAACACGGATGATAGATGCTTGCAAGAAGGGATACAACCCAGGACTCCTGGTGCATCCGGAACTCAGCTATCTGCAGGCAGAAGGATGCGGAGACAGGCAGCTAACTG AACGGGAGAGGGAAATCATCCGCCAGGCAGCCATCCAGCAGACCAAGGAGATGGATCTCAGCGTGGTGCGGCTCATGTTCACAGCCTTTCTCCCCGACAGCAACGGCAGCTTCACACGCAAACTGGATCCCGTTATATCCGATGCGATATATGACAGCA AAGCTCCCAATGCCTCCAACCTAAAAATTGTAAGAATGGACAGAACAGCAGGGTGTGTGACAGGAGGGGAAGAGATTTACCTGCTCTGTGACAAGGTTCAGAAAG ATGATATTCAAATACGTTTCTATGAAGAGGACGAGAATGGTGGTATGTGGGAAGGCTTTGGAGATTTTTCTCCTACAGATGTACATAGACAG TTTGCTATTGTGTTCAAAACACCCAAGTACCGAGATGTCAATATCACAAAGCCAGCATCTGTATTTGTACAACTGCGTAGGAAATCTGATCTAGAAACAAGCGAACCAAAGCCTTTTCTCTACTATCCGGAAATCAAAG ATAAAGAAGAAGTGCAGAGGAAACGACAGAAGCTCATGCCGAACTTCTCCGATGGCTATGGGGGAGGCAGTGGCACCGGAGGTGGTGGCATGTATGGAGGGgcaggtggcagtgctggctctg GATTCAGTTTTCCTTCATATGGATACTCTGCTTTTGGAGGGATGCAATTCCATCCTGGCACAACAAAGTCCAATGCTGGCATGAAACATG GTCTATCAAATTGCATGGCTGAACAAGACAGAAAGAGCTGTGATAAACAAAGTGACGAATGGGACATGAAATGTGATGTGAAGGTGGAAACTGTGGAGAGGACTGAATGCAGAACATCTGCTGTTAATGAGAAAAAGGAGGATTCTGGTTTTTCCTGCAAGACTGAAGTAAGCGAAGCAGATTGCAGGTGGCAGG ATGCTCTGTTCCTGGAGAAGGCCATGCAGCTTGCCAGGCGCCACTGCAACGCTCTCTTTGATTACGCCGTAACCGGAGATGTGaagatgctgctggcagctcagcgCCATCTCACTGCTGTCCAGGATGATAATGGGGACAA tgtCCTTCATTTAGCAATTATCCACCTTCATACTGAGCTGGTGAAAAACCTCTTGGAAGTGATGCCCGATTTGAATTACAATGACATCATTAACATGAGAAATGACCTCTATCAG ACCCCCCTGCACCTGGCAGTAATCACAAAGCAGGCAAAGGTGGtggaagagctgctgaaggCTGGAGCAGATGTCAGCCTCCTGGATCGCCACGGCAATTCTGTCTTACATTTAGCTGCTACTGAAGGAGATGACAAGATTTTGAGTCTACTCCTCAGGCATGAGAAGGTATCTCCAATGGTCAACTTCCCCAATGGTGAAG GTCTCAGTGCAATTCACATGGTGGTAATGGCAAATAGCATGTCCTGCCTCAAACATCTGATTGCTGCTGGAGTTAACATCAATGCTCAGGAACAAAAATCTGGACGAACTGCATTGCATTTGGCTGTTGAACAAGAGAACATCCCCTTGGCAGGCTGCCTTTTGCTTGAG GGTGATGCAGATGTGGACAGCACTACATATGATGGGACAACTCCACTTCACATAGCAGCTGGAAGGGGCTCAACAAAATTGGCAGCAGTTCTCAAAGCAGCAG GTGCAAATCCTCACATTGAGAACTTTGAGCCATTGTTTGATCTAGATGATGTGAAAGATGGtgaagatgatgatgaaggGATTGTGCCTGGAACAACACCACTGGATATGGCGGCCAACAGTGAG GTCTATGACATATTAAATGGCAAACCCTATGAGTCAGCAGAGGTTTTGGAGGACTTACTCACACAAG GACATTTGAGAGAGTTGAATGAGAATTCCAAGATGCAGCTTTACAAACTATTGGAATTGCCTGATCCAACCAAAAACTGGTCCACCCTAGCACAAAAACTGGGTCTTGGCATCCTTAATAATGCCTTCAGGTTGAGCCCTTCCCCATCGAAGACTCTGCTGGATAACTATGAG GTTTCTGGTGGTACAGTTCAAGAGCTGATCACAGCTTTGAGACAGATGGATCACAGAGAAGCCATAGAAATAATTCAGGAAGCACTATCCATCTCACACAGATCATCTCCCTTGGAGGAGAGTACAGCAAAAGCTCTTCCATCATCGTCACCACTCACCTTTGCAAGAGATACAG gTGAGCTCGATAATAGCAGATTCCAAGACACGGAAAGTACCTGTGACAGCGGTGTGGAGACCTCCTTCCGCAAGCTGAGTTTCACTTACTCAGACTCTCTGAACAGCAAGTCCTCACTAACACTCAGCAAAATGGCCCTGGGCTATGGACATGAAAGTTCAGGGCAAAGCAATTACATAGCTGACTAG
- the NFKB1 gene encoding nuclear factor NF-kappa-B p105 subunit isoform X1, giving the protein MAAEDSYIMGVSDPQMFAVDQFMGMNALFNSTNYITSEIPLRTADGPYLQIIEQPKQRGFRFRYVCEGPSHGGLPGASSEKNKKSYPQVKICNYVGPAKVIVQLVTNGKYVHLHAHSLVGKFCEDGVCTVTAGPKDMVVGFANLGILHVTKKKVFETLETRMIDACKKGYNPGLLVHPELSYLQAEGCGDRQLTEREREIIRQAAIQQTKEMDLSVVRLMFTAFLPDSNGSFTRKLDPVISDAIYDSKAPNASNLKIVRMDRTAGCVTGGEEIYLLCDKVQKDDIQIRFYEEDENGGMWEGFGDFSPTDVHRQFAIVFKTPKYRDVNITKPASVFVQLRRKSDLETSEPKPFLYYPEIKDKEEVQRKRQKLMPNFSDGYGGGSGTGGGGMYGGAGGSAGSGFSFPSYGYSAFGGMQFHPGTTKSNAGMKHEGLSNCMAEQDRKSCDKQSDEWDMKCDVKVETVERTECRTSAVNEKKEDSGFSCKTEVSEADCRWQDALFLEKAMQLARRHCNALFDYAVTGDVKMLLAAQRHLTAVQDDNGDNVLHLAIIHLHTELVKNLLEVMPDLNYNDIINMRNDLYQTPLHLAVITKQAKVVEELLKAGADVSLLDRHGNSVLHLAATEGDDKILSLLLRHEKVSPMVNFPNGEGLSAIHMVVMANSMSCLKHLIAAGVNINAQEQKSGRTALHLAVEQENIPLAGCLLLEGDADVDSTTYDGTTPLHIAAGRGSTKLAAVLKAAGANPHIENFEPLFDLDDVKDGEDDDEGIVPGTTPLDMAANSEVYDILNGKPYESAEVLEDLLTQGHLRELNENSKMQLYKLLELPDPTKNWSTLAQKLGLGILNNAFRLSPSPSKTLLDNYEVSGGTVQELITALRQMDHREAIEIIQEALSISHRSSPLEESTAKALPSSSPLTFARDTGELDNSRFQDTESTCDSGVETSFRKLSFTYSDSLNSKSSLTLSKMALGYGHESSGQSNYIAD; this is encoded by the exons atcTGCAATTATGTTGGACCTGCAAAAGTAATTGTCCAGTTAGTTACTAATGGGAAATACGTCCACTTACACGCTCACAGCTTGGTGGGTAAATTCTGCGAGGACGGAGTGTGCACGGTTACCGCAGGACCCAAGGACATGGTTGTAGG GTTTGCAAATCTTGGAATACTTCATGTCACGAAGAAGAAAGTGTTTGAAACTCTGGAAACACGGATGATAGATGCTTGCAAGAAGGGATACAACCCAGGACTCCTGGTGCATCCGGAACTCAGCTATCTGCAGGCAGAAGGATGCGGAGACAGGCAGCTAACTG AACGGGAGAGGGAAATCATCCGCCAGGCAGCCATCCAGCAGACCAAGGAGATGGATCTCAGCGTGGTGCGGCTCATGTTCACAGCCTTTCTCCCCGACAGCAACGGCAGCTTCACACGCAAACTGGATCCCGTTATATCCGATGCGATATATGACAGCA AAGCTCCCAATGCCTCCAACCTAAAAATTGTAAGAATGGACAGAACAGCAGGGTGTGTGACAGGAGGGGAAGAGATTTACCTGCTCTGTGACAAGGTTCAGAAAG ATGATATTCAAATACGTTTCTATGAAGAGGACGAGAATGGTGGTATGTGGGAAGGCTTTGGAGATTTTTCTCCTACAGATGTACATAGACAG TTTGCTATTGTGTTCAAAACACCCAAGTACCGAGATGTCAATATCACAAAGCCAGCATCTGTATTTGTACAACTGCGTAGGAAATCTGATCTAGAAACAAGCGAACCAAAGCCTTTTCTCTACTATCCGGAAATCAAAG ATAAAGAAGAAGTGCAGAGGAAACGACAGAAGCTCATGCCGAACTTCTCCGATGGCTATGGGGGAGGCAGTGGCACCGGAGGTGGTGGCATGTATGGAGGGgcaggtggcagtgctggctctg GATTCAGTTTTCCTTCATATGGATACTCTGCTTTTGGAGGGATGCAATTCCATCCTGGCACAACAAAGTCCAATGCTGGCATGAAACATG AAGGTCTATCAAATTGCATGGCTGAACAAGACAGAAAGAGCTGTGATAAACAAAGTGACGAATGGGACATGAAATGTGATGTGAAGGTGGAAACTGTGGAGAGGACTGAATGCAGAACATCTGCTGTTAATGAGAAAAAGGAGGATTCTGGTTTTTCCTGCAAGACTGAAGTAAGCGAAGCAGATTGCAGGTGGCAGG ATGCTCTGTTCCTGGAGAAGGCCATGCAGCTTGCCAGGCGCCACTGCAACGCTCTCTTTGATTACGCCGTAACCGGAGATGTGaagatgctgctggcagctcagcgCCATCTCACTGCTGTCCAGGATGATAATGGGGACAA tgtCCTTCATTTAGCAATTATCCACCTTCATACTGAGCTGGTGAAAAACCTCTTGGAAGTGATGCCCGATTTGAATTACAATGACATCATTAACATGAGAAATGACCTCTATCAG ACCCCCCTGCACCTGGCAGTAATCACAAAGCAGGCAAAGGTGGtggaagagctgctgaaggCTGGAGCAGATGTCAGCCTCCTGGATCGCCACGGCAATTCTGTCTTACATTTAGCTGCTACTGAAGGAGATGACAAGATTTTGAGTCTACTCCTCAGGCATGAGAAGGTATCTCCAATGGTCAACTTCCCCAATGGTGAAG GTCTCAGTGCAATTCACATGGTGGTAATGGCAAATAGCATGTCCTGCCTCAAACATCTGATTGCTGCTGGAGTTAACATCAATGCTCAGGAACAAAAATCTGGACGAACTGCATTGCATTTGGCTGTTGAACAAGAGAACATCCCCTTGGCAGGCTGCCTTTTGCTTGAG GGTGATGCAGATGTGGACAGCACTACATATGATGGGACAACTCCACTTCACATAGCAGCTGGAAGGGGCTCAACAAAATTGGCAGCAGTTCTCAAAGCAGCAG GTGCAAATCCTCACATTGAGAACTTTGAGCCATTGTTTGATCTAGATGATGTGAAAGATGGtgaagatgatgatgaaggGATTGTGCCTGGAACAACACCACTGGATATGGCGGCCAACAGTGAG GTCTATGACATATTAAATGGCAAACCCTATGAGTCAGCAGAGGTTTTGGAGGACTTACTCACACAAG GACATTTGAGAGAGTTGAATGAGAATTCCAAGATGCAGCTTTACAAACTATTGGAATTGCCTGATCCAACCAAAAACTGGTCCACCCTAGCACAAAAACTGGGTCTTGGCATCCTTAATAATGCCTTCAGGTTGAGCCCTTCCCCATCGAAGACTCTGCTGGATAACTATGAG GTTTCTGGTGGTACAGTTCAAGAGCTGATCACAGCTTTGAGACAGATGGATCACAGAGAAGCCATAGAAATAATTCAGGAAGCACTATCCATCTCACACAGATCATCTCCCTTGGAGGAGAGTACAGCAAAAGCTCTTCCATCATCGTCACCACTCACCTTTGCAAGAGATACAG gTGAGCTCGATAATAGCAGATTCCAAGACACGGAAAGTACCTGTGACAGCGGTGTGGAGACCTCCTTCCGCAAGCTGAGTTTCACTTACTCAGACTCTCTGAACAGCAAGTCCTCACTAACACTCAGCAAAATGGCCCTGGGCTATGGACATGAAAGTTCAGGGCAAAGCAATTACATAGCTGACTAG